Sequence from the Montipora foliosa isolate CH-2021 chromosome 12, ASM3666993v2, whole genome shotgun sequence genome:
actccctcggtgcctctctccacccaggtgtataaatgggtaccagcgaaatgctggggggtaaccctgcgatggacgagcatcccatccaggggggtgtagaaatactcctagtcgcttcatgctacagaaaccggggataagctccggcccgtaagctgactttacctttttaaatttttttttatctgcgATCTATTACTCATTACTCAggctgaacagacgcacggcaacacggaatctatttgttaaatatttttattgaaaGTAGGATAGAGAACTCTATGAAGAATGAATACTAAACTGCTAAATGATATTTTAAATATCCTCTCGCTATTATATCCACAAAGACAATAGCATATTAAACACCGAGTTCTTAAATACTTCTACCACTGGAGAACACGTCTAGCGTAGTTTTACCTTGATGTCACTTACTTTCTGTCATATTTATCACACTTAACTTGATTAAATTAACCAATTAAATTTCTTCCTGATTTCCAAGTATTTTTGGATGGTTGTCGTTAAAAAGTTTCTTTACCATCAAAAAAATTAcgttattttttcccttttaaataCCACCTGCTCAGTCTTAAAAGAGCTACTAGAATCTGTCTCATAAATAGAAACTACATATATATCTTAATCCAAGAATTGCCTGTTAATAACCTCATAGAGGTATCGAATAATAACATTGAAAGTCAAAGCAGATAAAATATGCCTCATGAGGACCTCATGGTGATGAGCGTATCGCTAAATGGAATTGGGATGTTGTCTTCAAAAGCCTCTTGTCAAATTTAATTCCTGCTATTACTTTACAAGGGCACCCAatgagcaaattaagccaaaatcTTTTCAGAggcatttctaggctccttgtaatgtataaagactgtttaaagagatgtttttaccATCTAGAGTAATTTTACCTGCACGTTCGGATATCTTGAAAGTTGAGGTTTCAacaaattttagggaatgatttTCTCATTTGAAAAATTGCTAGCTGGATGTTACCCTCTAAAGGCTTCCcagcgaaccatttgctcatccgaagctgctaggtgacctttttaagtgccagaAATTGCAAAAATGTCCTTTCCGAAAACGAAAGGGGCTACTTTTTCCTTGTTGGGAATCTCTTAGGAGATGTCTTAGTAAGGtaatctatagctgtttggcaacgtagaaccgaaattctcagaacagtttgactctcccgaacaatTTTTcacgaagattatcgttgggttcCCCTGACTGTAGTATATGACATCATTTGCATTCACATAGTTTGCATTCGCCAAGATTCACCTCTAAGTCACCTATGCACTAAGCTACTTCAAAATTATATGGTGCCCTGTTCTGTTCTCTAGCTCGTCCATAAGTCGCCTTGAAGGTCCCTCATGTCAACATTAACTTTAACAAACATGGTATCGTCCCTGACAAATCCACCCTGTCGGCGTTCTTGGTGAGAGAGAAGTGTCGGACATCCTGAGGCAACATTCATGTCAGACGTTGGTTTCTTAAAACTTGAGCTGTTAGGATCTGGACGAAAAGTATCGCTGGCGTCTCTGATCTTGTCCTGGTCAATAATTCTAAAATGAACCTTTTGGAGGAAAGGCCAGGGTAATAAGGCATCGTATTCGCCGCGCATGATGACAAAGAAGACAGACACGTGAGTTCCTTTGCCCATCCCATCCCCATTGGGGTAAAGACGGGCACACACTTTGTACCCAAACCGTCCAACGTAGAACGGAGGGCTGTAAATGGAAATCGTCTTGCCAGAAACAGCTTCTTGGAATCTTCGACTGTACTGGTCAATCTTCCAAAGATAAACTCCAGTATATGACGTTGCCTCCAGCATCTGAATCTGAAGATTTTGTTCTGAAAGTTGAATTTCATGCAAAGCTAACTGGTTCTCATTTCTTTCCATGCGTCGTTCACAGGTGGTGTGATAATCTGACAAAGAACGTGGTCTCTTCCCGTTGTCTTTCGACGACAGTGTGATTTCCTTGACGAACGCTAGCTCGCTTTGCAAATTGTCAACCATTGTTTCATGTTCCCTTACAATCTTCAAAATTTCGTCAATCTGCGAAGAAAAAACGGTTCCGTTTCCTTCATCCGCGGCAGCAACGTCTAAATCACGACGTAGTTTCTTCAGGTCACTTATTTGCCCATTGGTTGACCTCTCTATCAAGGATATTTTCGTTTGCTGAATTTGGATATTGATTTTTGCCGCCGCAAGCTCCTCGGTTTGATTTAGAAGTTGTTGCTCCAAGTTATTCTTCTCTTTCTGCAAGTGGTCCATCGTTTCTTCAATTTGTGCATACTTTCTCCGGTTTTCAATACTTGTTTGATTCATCTTTTCAACGTGAATCTTTATACTGGCTTTCAGGTGCTCATCAACAGATTCTTTTTTACCCTGTTAACCGAAAAATACATAACATCAGATACCACTTAACATTATcataaagataacaaaaagctgATGTACCCTGGCTTTCGATAAGCTGTGTGGACGAGGGAGGGAAAAAGTCAGTGTTTATTTTGCATTGACAGGGAGGCCTCTTTCTTTGTACTGTGGGTCTCGAATACTTGAAAGCTTTTCCTAGAATCTCTATTATATCTGCGGTGTTATTAATCCGGAAGAAACATGTTTGATCTCACATCACAGAGAATGTAtaatttgcaaaaattttgaCCTACAAAGAAGCGCTTACTCATAGGAAATCAACACACTTATTAACTCTGTATCACCCAAGAGCAAACTCGAAAGGCCCGAGAAAAATTAGCTAGGCTTAAGAGTACCATTCGAGACCTCATTCATACTG
This genomic interval carries:
- the LOC137978829 gene encoding TNF receptor-associated factor 3-like encodes the protein MVNFVNNPDERLTCPICKTVFKEPWQTSCGHRFCKLCLESLFRQTKLRCPVDGNQISQEESFHDKCCEREILDLQCSCQYKDRNCDWKGEFRNLKAHETCCQYGDVQCLACGETMERRRLKDHASNSCINRAVMCTYCGGKVRQKKLKDHFDFCLRFPVKCHLLCGKDTIPRDMLDEHMTKECPHAEVSCPFFIHGCEFKGKKESVDEHLKASIKIHVEKMNQTSIENRRKYAQIEETMDHLQKEKNNLEQQLLNQTEELAAAKINIQIQQTKISLIERSTNGQISDLKKLRRDLDVAAADEGNGTVFSSQIDEILKIVREHETMVDNLQSELAFVKEITLSSKDNGKRPRSLSDYHTTCERRMERNENQLALHEIQLSEQNLQIQMLEATSYTGVYLWKIDQYSRRFQEAVSGKTISIYSPPFYVGRFGYKVCARLYPNGDGMGKGTHVSVFFVIMRGEYDALLPWPFLQKVHFRIIDQDKIRDASDTFRPDPNSSSFKKPTSDMNVASGCPTLLSHQERRQGGFVRDDTMFVKVNVDMRDLQGDLWTS